The following DNA comes from Lonchura striata isolate bLonStr1 chromosome 4, bLonStr1.mat, whole genome shotgun sequence.
TTATAGAAAGTAATAAAAGATACTCGGCTCTGTCAAGAAAAAGTTGCTAGGGAGTTTATCATGGAGATGCCACACTCCAAGAAAACTGGAGACCcctgaaatatttcagcagcAGTAAATAAAACCTGGCTGCTTTAGAGGAAGCACCAGCATGGCGTTTGCAAAATACAATCTGAAAGGATTAGTGAATTTATATTAGAGTTCCTCTCTGATGACAGTTAAGGTTAGTGTTAATATAGCTCTGAATGACTGAATGTAATGTCACGTATAatcctgtatttttaaaatatggtagCTAATAGAGGCACTTAATTACAGGTGCCAGGGACCTCATTTTCAGTTTTGAGATTCGAGTTtatattattatcattatttctTCTCATTAAAGGAGCCATAATTTTAGCAGTATTGCTGCTGCTTTATTATCATTATTTCAGTCTTGGTTCTCAAACCCCTCTTTCTATAAAGGTATTATTGTCCTTATTCTTGAAAAATATTGCATTAACTGCTTACACTAGGGATTTAGAAAATACTTCAAGGATCTAACTCTTCATATTCTTAAGTGGAATACAATATGATCATCTGCAGTATAAAATGTTTAACTTTTATTTATGTTTGTTAGTCTGTGTGTTTCTCTCTTACCATGTTATTTTTGGCCTTGAATATTAGACTTCTACTTTCTGAAATTGCATATGTATGTATTACACCTACTTTTTAACTatggatatttttaaaagatggaATCTTCTTCAAATTCGATGAATGAGAACAAATGGCAAGATATATCAGAAGAGATTAAGAACATTTTTAAGACTGCTGTGAAATTGCTgtatgagaaaggaaaaatgaaacacAGCCAAGCAAAGAGATATCTTTCCTCTGGTAAAGTTCACACTAACAATTTCTATGTATTGTCTTTTCTGTCAACCTTTCCAcaaacatgaaaatatatttctgttgGCATTTCTCATATAATTAAAGGGGACAAAAAGGTTTGTTGTGCTTGCTTGAGATTAAAACCCGTACAAAAGCACCCAACAAATActctgttttttggggggatttttacAGAGAACAAATGCAATCGAGTCTGCCTGTAGGGGGTAGGACATGTTCTTGAACTGTTTATAAAGAAAAGTTGACAGAGACTCTGTGTTCTCTTTTCATCCCCAGCTATTGAAGATGAACTTGATTTTGCCTTGGGTAAACAAACACCAGCTTTTCTAAAGAAGTGTGTTTGCTACATCCGGAAAATTGCCAACATTGAGCGTTTCGTTAAAATTCCAGAGATGGGAAAATACATGGACGTGGTACATAAAGCTGGGAAGTTTCTACGAGATCCTGAAGCCCTTGAGAAACTGATCAAGCTCAGGGATGAATTCATTCCTACCATTGTCGCATCATCCAATCTGAGAGTATACACATCTGTCACCCACTGTGACATGAAACTGGGTTACTCCCAAGAAGTGGAGAGCCATTACATTGAAGGACTTGGTAAACAGTTCTATGAAGACATGATTGATATAATCCAAGCTACAGTGCAGCAGAACTTTGACACGGAGACAGACATGCTGTACGATGAAGTCCTTCAACACTCATCACTATGTAAAACATACTCCACTTTTTATGAATATAGATGTGAGGCATTAAACATCGTTCACAAATATGTTTTGCCTAGAAAAACAGGACACATTAACCCTCTTATCATATATGGAGGACCGTGCACAGGGAAGACTCTTCTGTTAGCGGAAGCAGCAAAGAAGGTAAATAAGCACCTTACATCATAAGGTCATGTTGAAAGCATTACTGTGTGTAAAGGCCAACTCAgtttaattctttcttttctcaacAGATCTATCAGCCCTCGATATATAAATATCATATTATTGTACACATGTGCAGAAAAATATTACCTTTCAATAACAGCGTATCTGTATCATGTACTTAGCCAAAACAAATATAGTTTATCAAAGCTCTTAGAAATCTAATAGGAATCAATATATTTTGAATTAACAATGTATATTTTAGAATTTTCTCTTTACTTCTTATTCCTCTGAGGCCTTATGATCCACAGCCATCTAAACATCTTATTTTGGTTTTAGTCTTAAAGATAAATGCAGTATGTCTTTCCAAGTCATGCCATCTCATGTTCTCATAAGAAACCATTCCAGAATTATTCTAATACACTGGCtacaaatatatatgtaataaaCTGCAAAAATATCCATACTTATTTATCTGGTGTATGCTATTTAAGTCATTGAGCTGAGTACTACAGGGAAATTAATGAAACACTTTGTGCAAGGCAGGACAAGATGCAGAAAAAGACCAAGGTGGCATCACCAGACCTAATTCTGCAGATGGCAGTCACAACTTTGAGATCCCAGCAGGATGGTCAGAGAATTTAGCACAGTGAGGTGGGAAACAGCCTTATCAGccagaaggaaatgaagaaggGAACGATACTGTTTAAAATCCCTGTATCTACTCCTGTGGAGTCACATTAGCTGCATATATGAAATTGGGAGTTGCAACTCAAGATCTCGTTTCATATCTGAGTACATAAGTCAGCCTAGAAACTCTggttctgcttttcttttaaaatactgtaaaataacATAAAGTGAGATGAAGAGGCATGGAACTGAGTGTGTTAGCCTGCACAAACTGGGAAGATTAAAAGAAGCTACATTCCTCACTGGCTTGGAGTGCTCTAACCAAGAAAACTTCAAAAGGGAGATACTTTTTCCTATTTGCAGCAGTGTTTTAGAGTAAAAGTCACAGGTACACCAGGGCAAAGTGTAGTTCTATGGGTCAGGGATCTGTTCTCTGATCCGTGTCCTCTAGAGACATGTCTTTATACTCAGTCAGAATCAATGCTAAACAGGTTTAGGTGGTAGGCTGGTGTAGCTGACCAGGGATGACATTGTGTAGTGTCTAAGGAAGTCTATTTATAAGAGACTCTATCTACACACTTTCAGAGGTGAGACTCAGATTTTGTGAAGAGTATCCTGGGATTTATGGAGTATATTCTAGTCATGTCCTCTTTGATGTAACCCTTTTTCTGCTAAACAAAGATGATACACAATTTGCATTTCATTCAGTGCACTCGCCTTGAACTCTGACAGTGAAAGTATTTCTATTCaaacagtaatatttttaaatgtttattcaTATATAGACTATAACTATTAATAAACTCTGTTACTGTGCTTCCTGGAGATATAAACTAAATTATGCTCTATATTCTAGGCATACTCCTGGTTGCAAGAAGAGATGGGACCAGATTCTGACCCCGTGGTAGTTATAAGATTTTTGGGATCTACTGAAACAAGTACAGATCTGAAGAATATACTCCAAAGCATTTGTGAACAGCTAGCAGTCAACTATCGCTGCCTCGTACAAAGTTACCCAAAAAAGATTCATGACCTTCGGGACTTGTTCATAAATCTCTTGAATGAGTCTTCATTTCACAGGCCACTGGTGATTATATTTGATGCTTTAGAACAGCTAACAGATAGTGATGATGGTAGAAAGCTCTGGTGGCTTCCCATTCACCTTCCACGTTCAGTACGGATAATTTTGTCAACACTGCCAAACAAGCATGGGATCCTGCAAAAACTGAGGTGCCTTATTCATGAAGAAAGCAACTATATTGAGTTGACTGCAAGGGACAGAAAGATGTGTAGTCAAGTACTGAAACATCAGCTGCTGCGAGTTAAAAGGAAAGTAACATCAGGGCAACAAATCTATGTCAATGAGGCATTCTCCAAGTGCACACTGCCTATGTTTGTGAACTTAACCTTCAGAGAGGTCAGGCACTGGAGATCCCACAAGGACGTGGATGAGTCCTCCCTCTGTGTTACTGTCCATGAAAGCATAGAGCAGTTGTTTTGGTCACTGGAAAACAAGTGTGGGTCAAGACTATTGTCAAGAGCACTTGGCTACATCACTATGTCCAAATCTGGCCTGAGTGAAATGGAACTGGAGGATATTTTAGCCCTTGACAACAGTGTTATGTTTGAACTGAATGAGAGAGTCAAAGAAAGTAACCCATTGAGAATTCCATATATATACATTGCAAGACTTAAGGAGGGCTTACAGGGGTATTTAATAGAGCGACAGGTGAAAAATGTAACACTGCTTCTTTGGGCAAATAGGCACTTGCAACTAATTGCCCAGAAATTGTATCTGCACAATGAAGAAGATTTGCGTGAAATGCACACGGTCATGGCAGAGTATTTCCTTGGAGTTTGGTCAGGTGGACGAAGAAAACCTTTTTACAGCAATGACCAATATCTGAGTGGGTATCCTGACCGTGACAGCAGAGGCCTGAATGAGGATGAGGCAGCTTTTGACAGGCAGGCTCCAGATCAGCCTTGGGTCTTTCAGTGCAACCCATTGGAACCTGATATCTTTTTTATTAATCACAGAAAAATGACAGAGCTTATTCATCACTTAACAAGATGTGGAAGAACTGATGATCTTCTGTATGGAGTCATCATGAACTTCAGCTGGCTGTATACCATGATTAGAATAGGGCAGTTTGATAAAGCACTTTCTGACATAGAATTAGCTTACACTTACTCTCAAGAAAAGGAGCTGAAATTTCTGGCCAGTACCCTCCGCAGTATAAAGTTCAAAGTAGTAAAATACCCAGGTTCACTCTCTGCTGAATTGCAACAGAGACTTCTCCCAGTAGTAAGTTCATTGCCCaaactcagacatctccttctGGAATGTGACAAGGATGGACCCAAGTACTGCTCTATTGTCCCTTTGCATTCCTCCATGGATGTGACTTACAGCCCTGAGCGCCTGCCACTGTCATCCAGCTGCATGCATGTCACTGAGATTTTGCCTACATTTAATCCCAGCACAATTATTGCTGCTCTAGAAAATGGCTCCATTAGCACTTGGGATGTAGAAACCCGCCAGTTACTAAGGCAAATTACAACAGCTCCATCTGTTATCTTAGGGATGAAGCTTACTAATGATGAAAAGTATCTTGTAGTAGCTACAACAAACAACACTCTTCTGATATATGATAACATAAATTCCTGTCTTCTTTCTGAGGTGGAAATTAAGGGGTCAAAACACTGTGGAATTGCAGGGGACTCCAGTTTTATAAATGGATTTACATTATCGGTCAACCATGCGCTTGCTTGGCTGGAGGCCAGTAAAGATGTTACTGTAATAGATCTGCTTTACGGTTGGCCTCTCTATCAGTTCCACTGCTGGTACGAAGTGACCTGCGTGCAGTGCTCTCCAGATGGAGTTTATGCATTCTGCGGGCAGTATTTGAACACCACAACCATTTTCCACTTGGGCAGTGGAGAGAAGCTGACCACTGTGACCTCTGAATTTTCAAGTGGATTTGTGAAATTCCTTCTCATTTTGGACACAGCCCAAGAAATGGTGATGGTGGACAGTGAGGGTAGCCTCTCTGTTTGGAATACAGAGGAAATTGCAAAACCCCAGCTTACAGATGACTTTGACTGCAGAAGAGAAGACAGCGAAGTTGTCAGCATAGAGCTCTCTGAAGACCAAAGTGCAATTTTAATTTGTAAGGCTCTCAGCATTGAACTTCTTGATACTCATGTGTGGAAGGTGGCTGAAAAGTTTAGAGCTAAACACAATGAACGCTTTATATCTGCCGTGTTGTCCAAAAATGGCAACTGTATAATTGCTTCAATGGAAAATACCTCAGCCATTTTTGTTTGGAGAAGGGATACTGGACAGTGTATGGCAAGCTTACAGGAAATCTCAGGAACTATAGTCAGGCTAATTAAATCAAATCATCATAACATGCTGCTATCCTTATCCACCAGTGGTGTCCTTTCTATCTGGGATATAGACATCATAACTGCTATGTCCAATATTGACAAATCTGGCAAACCCATCCAAAGACTGGTGTTGCCAGCCAGAGGTGAATTAATATACACGTTGGATGGATCAGATTCCGTCCATAAGTGGAACTTCAGCACTGGATTTATTGAAGCTGTGTTCAAGCATGAAGGTATTGTTGAAAACTGTGTGCTGACCTCTTCTGGAGAGATAATGGTTACATCAGATGATAAATGCAGTCAGTATGTATGGCACACGGTTAGCGGTGAAAATATCTTTCGCATTAATGGACAAAAAATCTCAGAGCTAATGATTACTCATAATGATCAGTTTGTAGTCTCTCTCTGCGAGCAAAATGCATCCAGAGTTTGGCGACTGGCTACAGGACATAGGGTTTGCAATATTCTAGTTGCCTTACAGAATGCATTTATAACAACTGCAAATACATTTGTAGTTGGAATGGCCAAGAACAAAGTTTTGGCAGTGAGTCTCTGGACAGGCAGTATAACAAAGAAGTTTTGCTGTGATGATGGTGCAAGCATTGTGGATATTAAGTTGATACCAGACTGCCCAGATATTATAGTATTTATAACATCTACTGAAAGTGTGAACATCTGGAGCCTAACAGAGGAAGTCATCTGCAGACGGGTACAATTGCCTGccaatttcttaaaaaaattggAAGACTTTGAAATATCTCCAAATGGGAAGCTAGGAATTATAACCCGTGGTGATGAGAACATCAATGTTCTTGATTTACACAGTGGAAAACTTCGTGTGGTTCACGCTCCGGGTGTCATCTGGCGGCAGAGGCTGTCTTGTGATGGCCGCTACCTGGTGTACATTTGTTGCCGTGGGGAAGAAGATGATGACAATGGTGCAGTCTCTAGTTTAATTGTAATGAGGCTAGCAGATGGCAAAAACATCGGTGCCTGTTCTCTTTATAAAACTCCCACTTTTCTTGCACTCTCACAGAGACATTTAAACATTATTATTGGATTTGATGATGGAAGTATAGGTACATACACTGTAGTGGATAGAGTTGATGCTGCACTGAAAATCAAAATTGCTACTTCAAACAGCCGTCAGATTTTCAACAATGCAACACAAGTGATTAGGCCAAAGTGTCACAATTATAGTTTCAAAGTGACTGCAGACTGCATTTGGAGGGAATCAACAGAAGTATTTGCAAGGGATAGCCCCATTACAGTTACAGAGGCTGAGGTGAGTGAAGCAACACCAACCAAAAGACACAGCTACTGCTATGAGAAAGTGTGCTCAGCTATAGATTGCAGACATAGTTTTGCATCTGACAACTGAGTAACCATCTGGGCAGTTTATCTGAATAGTACACTTGCTTAGGTATGTTTTCTGAATTAATGTAAAAATCAGTGGGTTTCTTGGAAGACAGATATAAACAGCAGAGGGCAGAccagctgttttttttcctgtcttacATTTCTGTAAACATAAAAGCAAACATAAAGCAAATGGGctgcaggggttttttttaatttcggAATACAAGGTTTAGTCCAGAATTTCACCAGGGCCTTG
Coding sequences within:
- the NWD2 gene encoding NACHT and WD repeat domain-containing protein 2 isoform X1 encodes the protein MWPAGAGGRVPCPRDAALRRAAFSGNLSALPSHLVPSGRSVRVFISANPEDTIAERRALREHVYPKLREFCRENYGLEFQVIDLYWGVEADEWDSPELQKTRMKLLEDCLKSSAGPCFVGLLGEKYGNIRIPGEVESAEFEMILDAAVEAKLETRILEEWYCRDENAVPPAYYLRPKSEMLKNCQNTMESSSNSMNENKWQDISEEIKNIFKTAVKLLYEKGKMKHSQAKRYLSSAIEDELDFALGKQTPAFLKKCVCYIRKIANIERFVKIPEMGKYMDVVHKAGKFLRDPEALEKLIKLRDEFIPTIVASSNLRVYTSVTHCDMKLGYSQEVESHYIEGLGKQFYEDMIDIIQATVQQNFDTETDMLYDEVLQHSSLCKTYSTFYEYRCEALNIVHKYVLPRKTGHINPLIIYGGPCTGKTLLLAEAAKKAYSWLQEEMGPDSDPVVVIRFLGSTETSTDLKNILQSICEQLAVNYRCLVQSYPKKIHDLRDLFINLLNESSFHRPLVIIFDALEQLTDSDDGRKLWWLPIHLPRSVRIILSTLPNKHGILQKLRCLIHEESNYIELTARDRKMCSQVLKHQLLRVKRKVTSGQQIYVNEAFSKCTLPMFVNLTFREVRHWRSHKDVDESSLCVTVHESIEQLFWSLENKCGSRLLSRALGYITMSKSGLSEMELEDILALDNSVMFELNERVKESNPLRIPYIYIARLKEGLQGYLIERQVKNVTLLLWANRHLQLIAQKLYLHNEEDLREMHTVMAEYFLGVWSGGRRKPFYSNDQYLSGYPDRDSRGLNEDEAAFDRQAPDQPWVFQCNPLEPDIFFINHRKMTELIHHLTRCGRTDDLLYGVIMNFSWLYTMIRIGQFDKALSDIELAYTYSQEKELKFLASTLRSIKFKVVKYPGSLSAELQQRLLPVVSSLPKLRHLLLECDKDGPKYCSIVPLHSSMDVTYSPERLPLSSSCMHVTEILPTFNPSTIIAALENGSISTWDVETRQLLRQITTAPSVILGMKLTNDEKYLVVATTNNTLLIYDNINSCLLSEVEIKGSKHCGIAGDSSFINGFTLSVNHALAWLEASKDVTVIDLLYGWPLYQFHCWYEVTCVQCSPDGVYAFCGQYLNTTTIFHLGSGEKLTTVTSEFSSGFVKFLLILDTAQEMVMVDSEGSLSVWNTEEIAKPQLTDDFDCRREDSEVVSIELSEDQSAILICKALSIELLDTHVWKVAEKFRAKHNERFISAVLSKNGNCIIASMENTSAIFVWRRDTGQCMASLQEISGTIVRLIKSNHHNMLLSLSTSGVLSIWDIDIITAMSNIDKSGKPIQRLVLPARGELIYTLDGSDSVHKWNFSTGFIEAVFKHEGIVENCVLTSSGEIMVTSDDKCSQYVWHTVSGENIFRINGQKISELMITHNDQFVVSLCEQNASRVWRLATGHRVCNILVALQNAFITTANTFVVGMAKNKVLAVSLWTGSITKKFCCDDGASIVDIKLIPDCPDIIVFITSTESVNIWSLTEEVICRRVQLPANFLKKLEDFEISPNGKLGIITRGDENINVLDLHSGKLRVVHAPGVIWRQRLSCDGRYLVYICCRGEEDDDNGAVSSLIVMRLADGKNIGACSLYKTPTFLALSQRHLNIIIGFDDGSIGTYTVVDRVDAALKIKIATSNSRQIFNNATQVIRPKCHNYSFKVTADCIWRESTEVFARDSPITVTEAEVSEATPTKRHSYCYEKVCSAIDCRHSFASDN
- the NWD2 gene encoding NACHT and WD repeat domain-containing protein 2 isoform X2, which codes for MILDAAVEAKLETRILEEWYCRDENAVPPAYYLRPKSEMLKNCQNTMESSSNSMNENKWQDISEEIKNIFKTAVKLLYEKGKMKHSQAKRYLSSAIEDELDFALGKQTPAFLKKCVCYIRKIANIERFVKIPEMGKYMDVVHKAGKFLRDPEALEKLIKLRDEFIPTIVASSNLRVYTSVTHCDMKLGYSQEVESHYIEGLGKQFYEDMIDIIQATVQQNFDTETDMLYDEVLQHSSLCKTYSTFYEYRCEALNIVHKYVLPRKTGHINPLIIYGGPCTGKTLLLAEAAKKAYSWLQEEMGPDSDPVVVIRFLGSTETSTDLKNILQSICEQLAVNYRCLVQSYPKKIHDLRDLFINLLNESSFHRPLVIIFDALEQLTDSDDGRKLWWLPIHLPRSVRIILSTLPNKHGILQKLRCLIHEESNYIELTARDRKMCSQVLKHQLLRVKRKVTSGQQIYVNEAFSKCTLPMFVNLTFREVRHWRSHKDVDESSLCVTVHESIEQLFWSLENKCGSRLLSRALGYITMSKSGLSEMELEDILALDNSVMFELNERVKESNPLRIPYIYIARLKEGLQGYLIERQVKNVTLLLWANRHLQLIAQKLYLHNEEDLREMHTVMAEYFLGVWSGGRRKPFYSNDQYLSGYPDRDSRGLNEDEAAFDRQAPDQPWVFQCNPLEPDIFFINHRKMTELIHHLTRCGRTDDLLYGVIMNFSWLYTMIRIGQFDKALSDIELAYTYSQEKELKFLASTLRSIKFKVVKYPGSLSAELQQRLLPVVSSLPKLRHLLLECDKDGPKYCSIVPLHSSMDVTYSPERLPLSSSCMHVTEILPTFNPSTIIAALENGSISTWDVETRQLLRQITTAPSVILGMKLTNDEKYLVVATTNNTLLIYDNINSCLLSEVEIKGSKHCGIAGDSSFINGFTLSVNHALAWLEASKDVTVIDLLYGWPLYQFHCWYEVTCVQCSPDGVYAFCGQYLNTTTIFHLGSGEKLTTVTSEFSSGFVKFLLILDTAQEMVMVDSEGSLSVWNTEEIAKPQLTDDFDCRREDSEVVSIELSEDQSAILICKALSIELLDTHVWKVAEKFRAKHNERFISAVLSKNGNCIIASMENTSAIFVWRRDTGQCMASLQEISGTIVRLIKSNHHNMLLSLSTSGVLSIWDIDIITAMSNIDKSGKPIQRLVLPARGELIYTLDGSDSVHKWNFSTGFIEAVFKHEGIVENCVLTSSGEIMVTSDDKCSQYVWHTVSGENIFRINGQKISELMITHNDQFVVSLCEQNASRVWRLATGHRVCNILVALQNAFITTANTFVVGMAKNKVLAVSLWTGSITKKFCCDDGASIVDIKLIPDCPDIIVFITSTESVNIWSLTEEVICRRVQLPANFLKKLEDFEISPNGKLGIITRGDENINVLDLHSGKLRVVHAPGVIWRQRLSCDGRYLVYICCRGEEDDDNGAVSSLIVMRLADGKNIGACSLYKTPTFLALSQRHLNIIIGFDDGSIGTYTVVDRVDAALKIKIATSNSRQIFNNATQVIRPKCHNYSFKVTADCIWRESTEVFARDSPITVTEAEVSEATPTKRHSYCYEKVCSAIDCRHSFASDN